In Amia ocellicauda isolate fAmiCal2 chromosome 5, fAmiCal2.hap1, whole genome shotgun sequence, a genomic segment contains:
- the strip1 gene encoding striatin-interacting protein 1 homolog isoform X2, with the protein MDSGGGGGGVQINNKQRAMLPSKGRGEFIRNQRKDSEGFSESPDLEFEYADTDKWAAELSELYSYTEGPEFLLNRKCFTEDFRTHVADKKWTELDAAQHRAHAMRLLDGLEVTAREKRLKVARAILYMTQGTFGECSLEAEVQHWMRYNVFLLLDVGTFSALVELLNMEIDNSAACSSAVRKPAISLADSTDLRVLLNIMYLMVETIQQEDEADLPEWRAARETFKMELGSPLYNNEPISVMLFGMVTKFCSGHAPHFPMKKVLLLLWKSILFTLGGFEQLQHIKVQKREELGLPPLPEDSIRVIRNMRAASPPASASDLIEQQQKRARREHKALIKQDNLDAFNEKDPYKTDDPREEEDDNDDNDNSLEPEPFPLERDEVMPPPIPHPPSERVSFPKGLPWAPKVREKDIENFLESSRSKFIGYTLGNDTDTVVGLPRPIHESIRTLKQHKYVSVAEIQISKEEEYQKTPLSGGEEEVELNPIELLYQGILPSLPQYMIALLKILLAAAPTSKAKTDSINILADVLPEEMPTTVLQSMKLGVDVNRHKEIIVKAISAILLLLLKHFKLNHVYQFEYMAQHLVFANCIPLILKFFNQNIMSYITAKNSISVLDFPHCVVHELPELTAESLEAGDNNQFCWRNLFSCINLLRILNKLTKWKHSRTMMLVVFKSAPILKRALKVKQAMMQLYVLKLLKVQTKYLGRQWRKSNMKTMSAIYQKVRHRLNDDWAYGNDLDARPWDFQAEECALRANIERFNSRRYDKSPANPDFLPVDNCLQSVLGQRVELPEDFHMNYDLWLEREVFSKPISWEELLQ; encoded by the exons ATGGACTCCGGGGGCGGCGGAGGCGGAGTGCAGATCAACAACAAGCAGAGAGCCATGTTACCCAGCAAGGGCCGCGGCGAGTTCATCCGCAACCAGCGCAAGGACTCGGAG GGTTTCTCAGAGTCTCCGGACCTGGAGTTTGAATATGCCGACACGGACAAGTGGGCCGCGGAGCTCTCAG AGCTGTACAGCTACACAGAGGGGCCCGAGTTCCTCCTCAACAGGAAGTGCTTCACTGAAGACTTCAGGACTCACG TGGCTGATAAGAAGTGGACTGAGCTGGACGCGGCGCAGCACCGGGCCCACGCCATGCGTCTGCTGGACGGGCTGGAGGTGACGGCCCGGGAGAAGAGACTCAAGGTGGCCAGAGCCATCCTGTACATGACGCAGG GCACGTTCGGGGAGTGCAGCTTGGAGGCGGAGGTGCAGCACTGGATGCGCTACAACGTCTTCCTGCTGCTGGACGTGGGCACCTTCTCCGCCCTGGTGGAGCTGCTCAACATGGAGATCGA CAACAGCGCTGCCTGCAGCAGTGCGGTGAGGAAGCCGGCCATCTCCCTGGCAGACAGCACGGACCTCAG GGTGCTGCTCAACATCATGTACCTGATGGTGGAGACGATCCAGCAGGAGGACGAGGCCGATCTGCCTGAGTGGAGAGCGGCCCGCGAGACCTTCAAGATGGAGCTGG GCTCTCCGCTCTACAACAACGAGCCGATCTCCGTCATGCTGTTCGGGATGGTGACCAAGTTCTGCAGCGGCCACGCCCCCCACTTCCCCATGAAGaaggtgctgctgctgctgtggaaGAGCATCCTG TTCACGCTGGGCGGCTTCGAGCAGCTCCAGCACATCAAGGTTCAGAAGCGTGAGGAGCTGGGCCTGCCCCCCCTGCCCGAGGACAGCATCCGTGTCATCCGCAACATGCGCGCTGCCTCCCCCCCCGCCTCGGCCTCCGACCTCATCGAGCAGCAGCAGAAGCGGGCGCGGCGTGAGCACAAG gcCCTGATCAAGCAGGACAACCTGGACGCCTTCAACGAGAAGGACCCCTACAAAACGGACGACCCCCGTGAGGAAGAGGACGATAACGACGACAACGACAACAGCCTGGAGCCCGAGCCCTTCCCCCTGGAGCGAGACGAGGTCATGCCCCCAcccatcccccaccccccgtcCGAGAGGGTGTCCTTCCCCAAGGGCCTGCCCTGGGCGCCCAAAGTCAG GGAAAAGGACATCGAGAACTTCCTGGAGTCAAGCCGCAGCAAGTTCATTGGCTACACCTTAGGGAA TGACACCGACACCGTGGTGGGGCTGCCCAGGCCGATCCACGAGAGCATCCGGACCCTGAAGCAG CACAAGTACGTGTCCGTGGCTGAAATTCAGATCAGCAAGGAGGAGGAGTACCAGAAGACGCCGCTGTCGGGG ggGGAAGAGGAGGTGGAGTTGAACCCCATCGAGCTCCTCTATCAGGGCATCCTCCCCAGCCTGCCGCAGTACATG aTCGCTCTGCTGAAAATCCTCCTGGCAGCGGCTCCCACCTCCAAGGCCAAGACCGACTCCATCAACATCCTGGCGGACGTCCTGCCAGAGGAGATGCC gACGACAGTGTTGCAGAGCATGAAGCTGGGCGTGGATGTGAACCGGCACAAGGAGATCATTGTGAAGGCCATCTCCGCCATCCTACTGCTGCTGCTCAAGCACTTCAAACTCAACCACGTCTACCAG TTCGAGTACATGGCTCAGCACCTGGTCTTTGCCAACTGCATCCCTCTGATTCTGAAATTCTTCAACCAGAACATCATGTCCTACATCACCGCCAAGAACAG TATCTCGGTGCTGGACTTCCCTCACTGCGTGGTGCACGAGCTGCCCGAGCTGACAGCTGAGAGCCTG GAGGCTGGGGACAACAACCAGTTCTGCTGGAGGAACCTCTTCTCCTGCATCAACCTGCTGCGGATCCTCAACAAGCTGACCAAGTGGAAGCACTCGCGCACCATG ATGCTGGTGGTGTTCAAGTCCGCCCCCATCCTGAAGCGCGCGCTGAAGGTCAAGCAGGCCATGATGCAGCTGTATGTGCTGAAGCTCCTCAAGGTGCAGACCAAGTACCTGGGCCGCCAGTGGAGGAAGAGCAACATGAAGACCATGTCAGCCATCTACCAGAAGGTCCGCCACCGCCTCAACGACGACTGGGCCTACGGCAACG ACCTGGACGCGCGGCCCTGGGACTTCCAGGCGGAGGAGTGCGCGCTGCGGGCCAACATCGAGCGCTTCAACAGCCGCCGCTACGACAAGAGCCCAGCCAACCCCGACTTCCTGCCCGTGGACAACTGCCTGCAGAGCGTGCTGGGCCAGCGCGTGGAGCTGCCCGAGGACTTCCACATGAACTACGACCTGTGGCTGGAGAGGGAGGTCTTCTCTAAGCCCATCTCCTGGGAGGAGCTGCTGCAGTGA
- the strip1 gene encoding striatin-interacting protein 1 homolog isoform X1: MDSGGGGGGVQINNKQRAMLPSKGRGEFIRNQRKDSEGFSESPDLEFEYADTDKWAAELSELYSYTEGPEFLLNRKCFTEDFRTHVADKKWTELDAAQHRAHAMRLLDGLEVTAREKRLKVARAILYMTQGTFGECSLEAEVQHWMRYNVFLLLDVGTFSALVELLNMEIDNSAACSSAVRKPAISLADSTDLRVLLNIMYLMVETIQQEDEADLPEWRAARETFKMELGSPLYNNEPISVMLFGMVTKFCSGHAPHFPMKKVLLLLWKSILFTLGGFEQLQHIKVQKREELGLPPLPEDSIRVIRNMRAASPPASASDLIEQQQKRARREHKALIKQDNLDAFNEKDPYKTDDPREEEDDNDDNDNSLEPEPFPLERDEVMPPPIPHPPSERVSFPKGLPWAPKVREKDIENFLESSRSKFIGYTLGNDTDTVVGLPRPIHESIRTLKQHKYVSVAEIQISKEEEYQKTPLSGGEEEVELNPIELLYQGILPSLPQYMIALLKILLAAAPTSKAKTDSINILADVLPEEMPTTVLQSMKLGVDVNRHKEIIVKAISAILLLLLKHFKLNHVYQFEYMAQHLVFANCIPLILKFFNQNIMSYITAKNSISVLDFPHCVVHELPELTAESLEAGDNNQFCWRNLFSCINLLRILNKLTKWKHSRTMMLVVFKSAPILKRALKVKQAMMQLYVLKLLKVQTKYLGRQWRKSNMKTMSAIYQKVRHRLNDDWAYGNADLDARPWDFQAEECALRANIERFNSRRYDKSPANPDFLPVDNCLQSVLGQRVELPEDFHMNYDLWLEREVFSKPISWEELLQ, encoded by the exons ATGGACTCCGGGGGCGGCGGAGGCGGAGTGCAGATCAACAACAAGCAGAGAGCCATGTTACCCAGCAAGGGCCGCGGCGAGTTCATCCGCAACCAGCGCAAGGACTCGGAG GGTTTCTCAGAGTCTCCGGACCTGGAGTTTGAATATGCCGACACGGACAAGTGGGCCGCGGAGCTCTCAG AGCTGTACAGCTACACAGAGGGGCCCGAGTTCCTCCTCAACAGGAAGTGCTTCACTGAAGACTTCAGGACTCACG TGGCTGATAAGAAGTGGACTGAGCTGGACGCGGCGCAGCACCGGGCCCACGCCATGCGTCTGCTGGACGGGCTGGAGGTGACGGCCCGGGAGAAGAGACTCAAGGTGGCCAGAGCCATCCTGTACATGACGCAGG GCACGTTCGGGGAGTGCAGCTTGGAGGCGGAGGTGCAGCACTGGATGCGCTACAACGTCTTCCTGCTGCTGGACGTGGGCACCTTCTCCGCCCTGGTGGAGCTGCTCAACATGGAGATCGA CAACAGCGCTGCCTGCAGCAGTGCGGTGAGGAAGCCGGCCATCTCCCTGGCAGACAGCACGGACCTCAG GGTGCTGCTCAACATCATGTACCTGATGGTGGAGACGATCCAGCAGGAGGACGAGGCCGATCTGCCTGAGTGGAGAGCGGCCCGCGAGACCTTCAAGATGGAGCTGG GCTCTCCGCTCTACAACAACGAGCCGATCTCCGTCATGCTGTTCGGGATGGTGACCAAGTTCTGCAGCGGCCACGCCCCCCACTTCCCCATGAAGaaggtgctgctgctgctgtggaaGAGCATCCTG TTCACGCTGGGCGGCTTCGAGCAGCTCCAGCACATCAAGGTTCAGAAGCGTGAGGAGCTGGGCCTGCCCCCCCTGCCCGAGGACAGCATCCGTGTCATCCGCAACATGCGCGCTGCCTCCCCCCCCGCCTCGGCCTCCGACCTCATCGAGCAGCAGCAGAAGCGGGCGCGGCGTGAGCACAAG gcCCTGATCAAGCAGGACAACCTGGACGCCTTCAACGAGAAGGACCCCTACAAAACGGACGACCCCCGTGAGGAAGAGGACGATAACGACGACAACGACAACAGCCTGGAGCCCGAGCCCTTCCCCCTGGAGCGAGACGAGGTCATGCCCCCAcccatcccccaccccccgtcCGAGAGGGTGTCCTTCCCCAAGGGCCTGCCCTGGGCGCCCAAAGTCAG GGAAAAGGACATCGAGAACTTCCTGGAGTCAAGCCGCAGCAAGTTCATTGGCTACACCTTAGGGAA TGACACCGACACCGTGGTGGGGCTGCCCAGGCCGATCCACGAGAGCATCCGGACCCTGAAGCAG CACAAGTACGTGTCCGTGGCTGAAATTCAGATCAGCAAGGAGGAGGAGTACCAGAAGACGCCGCTGTCGGGG ggGGAAGAGGAGGTGGAGTTGAACCCCATCGAGCTCCTCTATCAGGGCATCCTCCCCAGCCTGCCGCAGTACATG aTCGCTCTGCTGAAAATCCTCCTGGCAGCGGCTCCCACCTCCAAGGCCAAGACCGACTCCATCAACATCCTGGCGGACGTCCTGCCAGAGGAGATGCC gACGACAGTGTTGCAGAGCATGAAGCTGGGCGTGGATGTGAACCGGCACAAGGAGATCATTGTGAAGGCCATCTCCGCCATCCTACTGCTGCTGCTCAAGCACTTCAAACTCAACCACGTCTACCAG TTCGAGTACATGGCTCAGCACCTGGTCTTTGCCAACTGCATCCCTCTGATTCTGAAATTCTTCAACCAGAACATCATGTCCTACATCACCGCCAAGAACAG TATCTCGGTGCTGGACTTCCCTCACTGCGTGGTGCACGAGCTGCCCGAGCTGACAGCTGAGAGCCTG GAGGCTGGGGACAACAACCAGTTCTGCTGGAGGAACCTCTTCTCCTGCATCAACCTGCTGCGGATCCTCAACAAGCTGACCAAGTGGAAGCACTCGCGCACCATG ATGCTGGTGGTGTTCAAGTCCGCCCCCATCCTGAAGCGCGCGCTGAAGGTCAAGCAGGCCATGATGCAGCTGTATGTGCTGAAGCTCCTCAAGGTGCAGACCAAGTACCTGGGCCGCCAGTGGAGGAAGAGCAACATGAAGACCATGTCAGCCATCTACCAGAAGGTCCGCCACCGCCTCAACGACGACTGGGCCTACGGCAACG CAGACCTGGACGCGCGGCCCTGGGACTTCCAGGCGGAGGAGTGCGCGCTGCGGGCCAACATCGAGCGCTTCAACAGCCGCCGCTACGACAAGAGCCCAGCCAACCCCGACTTCCTGCCCGTGGACAACTGCCTGCAGAGCGTGCTGGGCCAGCGCGTGGAGCTGCCCGAGGACTTCCACATGAACTACGACCTGTGGCTGGAGAGGGAGGTCTTCTCTAAGCCCATCTCCTGGGAGGAGCTGCTGCAGTGA